From Pseudomonas fluorescens:
ATCCTCGGCCGAATAGCTGCTGCCGACAATCAGCAGGTCCTTGTCCTTGAACTCCAGGGCCTCGCGAAAATCATGGGCATGTAGGATGCGCCCGGCGAATTGCTCAAAGCCTTCGAAGTACGGCACCTTGGGCGTGGAGAAGTGGCCGCAGGCGTTGATCACGTAGTCGAATGCTTCGCAGGTCAAGGTGTCGGTGTTGTAGTCGTGGGCATACAGGCTGAAGCGCTGGGTCTGTTCGTCGAAGGTGACTTGGCGCACCACATGGTTGAAGCGGATGTAGTCGCGTACCCCGGCTTTCTCCACCCGGCCCTTGATGTAGTCCCACAGCACCTCGCGCGGCGGGTAGGACGCGATGGGCCGGCCGAAATGTTCTTCAAAGGTGTAGTCGGCAAATTCCAGGCATTCCTTGGGGCCGTTGGACCACAGGTAGCGGTACATGCTGCCGTGCACCGGCTCGCCGTTCTCGTCGAGGCCGGTGCGCCAGGTGTAGTTCCACATGCCGCCCCAGTCCTGCTGTTTCTCGAAGCACACCAACTCGGGGATGGCGGCACCTTTGTCGCGGGCCGACTGGAACGCGCGAAGTTGCGCCAGGCCACACGGGCCGGCGCCGATGATTGCAACACGTAGGGTCATGAGCGTGCCTCCTGAAGGTTTCAGCGAAAGATCACTGTCTTGTCCTGGTTGATGAACACCCGGTGTTCCAGGTGGTATTTCAGGGCCTTGGAAAGGGCCACGGTTTCGGTGTCGCGGCCGATGGCGACCAGCGAGTCGGGCAAGTGGGTATGGTCGACGCGCTGGATTTCCTGCTCGATGATCGGGCCCTCATCCAGGTCGCTGGTGACGTAGTGGGCGGTGGCGCCGATCAGCTTGACGCCACGGTCATAGGCCTGGTGGTAGGGCTTGGCGCCCTTGAACCCTGGGAGGAACGAGTGATGGATATTGATCGCCCGCCCCGACAGGTGCTGGCACAGGCCGTCAGACAGGATCTGCATGTAGCGCGCGAGCACCACCAGGTCGGTCTGGGTGTCTTCGATGATGCGCATCAGCTCGGCTTCCTGGCTGGCCTTGGTGTCCTGGGTGATCGGCAGGTAGATGAAGCGGATGCCTTCGCGCTCGGCCATCGCCCGCAGGTCCAGGTGGTTGGAGACCACGGCGGTGATGTGCATGTCCATCTCGCCCTTGCGGTGGCGGTAGAGCAGGTCGGTGAGGCAGTGGTCGAATTTGCTGACCATCAGCAGTACGCGGGTCGGTTGGCGTGAGCTGAACAACTGCCAGTGCATATCGAACCCGCCGGCCAGGTCGCCCAGGCCTTCGCGCAGGGCGCCGATATCGCCGCTGACGCCGGTGTTGAAGCGGAACACCGCGCGCATGAAGAACTGCCCGGTGAACTCGTCGTCGAACTGCGCCAGCTCGCTGATGTAGCACTGCTGCCGGGCCAGGCAGGCGCTGATCGCGGCGACGATCCCGGACGCCGCCGGGCAGGTGATCTTGAGGATGTAATGTTCGCGGGAGGCGTCCATCGAAGGCTCCTGAATACAGTGAAGGAAGGCTCAGCCCTTGGCCGTGCGCTTGGTTTTTTGCGGGTCATCGAAGGGCAGGGCGTGGGTGCTGGCGCTGGCCTCAAGGCTGCCGCGCACCTGCACGGCAATACCGGGTTCGGAACAGGCGACGCTCATGCGCGCGATGGCCATCGAGCGTTTGCTCAGGCGCGAATACATGCCGCAGGTGATCACGCCGACTTGCCGGTTGCCCTGCCACAAGGTGTCGCCGGCCTCGGCGGCACGCACGCCCTCAAGCAGCACGCCGGTGATCTTGAAACGCTCCTGGCCGCGCAGGCGCTGGTGTTCTTCGGCGCCCCGGAACGCGCTTTTGCCCGGCGAAACGGTGAAGTCCAGGCCCATTTCCCAGAGGGTGTCGCCGGCCTTCTGGTCGGCGAAGGGGTACATCTGCGAGTTGTCGTAGGGGAAGAACATCAGCGAGCTTTCCACCCGCAGCCAGTCCAGGGCGGTGAAGGCGCAGGGGATGATCCCCAGGCCGGCGCCCTGTTCGAGGATGCTGTCCCACAGGAACGGCGCGTCGGCGGCCTTGCAGAAAATCTCGTAGCCGCGCTCACCGGTGTAGCCGGTGCGGGAGATCATCACCGGGCGCTCGAACAGGCGGGTTTGCAGGTGGTGGAAGTACGCCAGTTGGCGGATGCCGGGCACGTGTTCGGCGAGGAAGTCCACCGCCAGCGGGCCTTGCAGCGACAGGTCGTGCAGGTCGTCATCGAACAGCACCGCCACTTGCCGGCCCAGGGCCGAGCGCACCAGCATTTCATGCCCGCTGCCGGCGCCATGCACCACCATGAACGCATTGGGCCCGGTGCGGTAGACGATGCAGTCATCGACGAATTTGCCGTCCTCGTCGAGCATCGAGGCGTACACCGATTTGCCGGGGTAGAGCTTGGCGATGTCGCGGGTGGTCGCCCACTGCAACAGGCTCTCGGCGTGGGGCCCCACGTAATGGACTTTTTTCAGCCCCGACACGTCCATCAGGCCGGCGCGGGTGCGGATCGCTTCGTGGTGGTCGGCCAGTGCACTGCTGTAGGTCCAGGCGGTGCCCATGCCGTTCCAGTCTTCAAGGTTCGAGCCAAGGGCGCGGTGCCGTTCGGCCAATGCAGAGATACGCCAGGAGTGGGTCATGTGATGCTCCTTGTCGGGAAAATGAGGTCACGCGAGTGGGTCAAACTGGCTCAGCCACTCGACCAGCGTGCGGCGGTAGCGGGTCATGCCCTTGTAGTCGGCGATGGGGTCGGGCAGGTCGCGCAGCACGCGGTGCAGGCGACAGCCCCAGCCGGGTTGCGTGACCAGCTCGTCCAGGCTGATCAGGTAGGTACGGATGCTGAACATCACCGCGTGGCTGCGCGGCAGGCGCGCCATCACTTGCAGCTCGACCCGCAGGTGCACCTGCTGCCCGACGTTCTGCGCGGTGATCTGGCCGCGATCGGCGCCCCATTGATGGAACGTCTCGGGGGATGAATCCAGGCGCGGGTTGATGGTCAGGGTCCAGTTCAAGCGCCGCACGGGCTGGCCGACCTGCAGGTTGAGCAGGTACTTCAGCGCGCGGTCGAACACGCCCATCTGATGGGCCATGGGCACCGGTGCGTGCCATTGCTTGAAACTCATGCCGGCATCGAACGCCAGCGACCAGTCGGCCGGGCTGGTGACCAGGCCGGCGTCCATGTACAGGTCGCCGTCGCGCTGGTCGAGCAGGGCGAAATCCCCCTGCACCTGACGGCCGATGTACTCCAGCGGTGCGCAGGGCAGGCTGGTGGCGTCGCCGAAGATGAAGGGCTGGTCGATGTCCAGCAGGTGGTTGCGCCAATGCCAGTGCTCGCCGTCTTGCGTCAGGCTGAACCACTGCGGGTAGTCGGCGGCCAGGTGCTGCATGAGCATCTGCAACGCATCCCAGGCCGCCACTTGCATGTGCGGCATCACCAGGTAGCGGCGCGGGTCCTGGTCCAGCACCAGGGCGCGCTCGGCCATTTCCGAGCGGTAGTGCTCGTCGATGTCGAAGGCGTGCTCATAGATCGAGCCGGGGTCGCGGGAGGTGGCCGGTTCGATATTCACCGAGTACAGGTAGCTGTCCTCGATGAAGGGAAAGGGGAAGCGCCGGATCGCCGCCGGGCTGTTGCGAAAGCTGAAATCGTCGCGATAGCTCAACACGGGGCTCGATTGCAGGGGCATATCACTCACTCCTAGAGGTCCAGCGAAACGCAGGGGCCGTGGCCGCGCGAGACGCAGGGCATCAGAAATTCGGCCTGCTCGGCCGGGCTGAGGAAACTGTCACGGTGTTCGATGGCGCCGCCGTTGTGCCGGGTGATGCACTGGCCGCAGACCCCGCCACGGCACAGGTTGGGCACCTGTAGTCCTGCGTGCTCCAGGGCTTCGAGCAGGCTTTGCTCGGCCTCGACCCGCAGGCGCCGGCCGCTGCGCAGCAGGTGCAGGTCGAACGGCTGGCCCGGCTGGGCACCCTTGAAGGCTTCGGAATGCACGCGCTTGGGCGACCAACCGAGGCGGGTGGCCTCAAGCTCGACCGCGTCGAGCAGAGACTGCGGGCCACAGCTGTAGACGTGGCTGCCCAGTGGCCGGTTGGCGAGGATCCGGTTCAGGTCCGGGCGCCGTTCGTAGCTGTGCAGGCGCGGGCCTAGGCGTTGTTGCAACTCGTCGAGATAGGCGTCGCTGAGGCCCGGGCGGAACAGGTAATGCAGTTCGAAGTCGGCCTGCTGCTGTTCCAGCGCGGCGATATAGGCCATGAACGGCGTGATACCGATCCCGGCAGCGATGAGGATATGCCGGCGCGCGGTGCCGTGGGGCGCGAACAGATTGGCCGGCGGCGAGAGCTGCAAGGTGTCGCCGACCCGCACCTGCCGATGCAGGTACTGCGAGCCGCCACGCGAAGCGTCTTGCAGGCGCACGGCGATGCGGTAGTGGTGCAGGTGCGCCGGGTCGCTGGTCAGCGAATAGGCGTTGCGCACCGTGCCGTCGGCCAGCGGCAGATGCACTTGCACATGGCTGCCGGGCGAGAAGCCGGGCAGGGTACCGTCGCAGGCGGTCAGGGTGAGTTCGCGCACCACCGGCGTGAGCATTCTTGCGGCGCTGACCTGAACCTTCAGGGCCGCGCTCATGGCTGGAACCCTGCATAGGGCTGGTCGGGGTTGTGGCACACGCCGAGGTAAGCCCCCAGGCGCCGGGAGAAATGCGTACGCACTTCAAGCCCGACGTGGCAGCCGATGCAGTTCAATGAGGGCGCTGGCCCGGCAGCCTGGGTCAGGCCACAGTGGGCGCAATACACCTGGCGTAGGCCGGGCGTGGCGCAGGTCATGCTGATCTCGTCGTCTTCCAGGCCTGCGGCGCGGGCTTGCGCATGGATACGCCAGACAAAGGCTTCATCTCCCAGCAGGTAAAGCCGGCACCCCACGGTGGCGCTGCTCAATGCCTGTTGCAGGCGGCGCGCGAAGTCGGGTTGTTCGCCGTTCAGCAGTACCGGCTGGTCCAGCGTGGCGACCACCTCCGTGCAGGCGGTCGCCGATTGCATCACCACGATGGGGCGGCTGAGGGTGTGCGTCATGCGGGCTCCTCCAAGGTGCGTTTTGTTTCCTGTTGGGAGAGATACTTTCCTATGGGGAAAATCTTCTCAATCTGGAAAAAGGGCTATGCCTTTGGAGATAAGCCTTGCCCCAAGGGCGTTCGGGGCATGGAAGTTGCTGGGCTTGAGGTCACGCCGAGCAACGGGACGGGGAGTTATCGAAGAGTGCGAATACGACCGCAATGGTGGCCGCTCTGGTTGGGGCCTGTGCGCCGCGAACAGGCGCGCAGCGTGCGCCGGCTGTTGGCCGGGTTGCCCCTGCACGCTGACGGTGCCT
This genomic window contains:
- a CDS encoding dimethylamine monooxygenase subunit DmmA family protein, translating into MTHTLSRPIVVMQSATACTEVVATLDQPVLLNGEQPDFARRLQQALSSATVGCRLYLLGDEAFVWRIHAQARAAGLEDDEISMTCATPGLRQVYCAHCGLTQAAGPAPSLNCIGCHVGLEVRTHFSRRLGAYLGVCHNPDQPYAGFQP
- the purU gene encoding formyltetrahydrofolate deformylase, with protein sequence MDASREHYILKITCPAASGIVAAISACLARQQCYISELAQFDDEFTGQFFMRAVFRFNTGVSGDIGALREGLGDLAGGFDMHWQLFSSRQPTRVLLMVSKFDHCLTDLLYRHRKGEMDMHITAVVSNHLDLRAMAEREGIRFIYLPITQDTKASQEAELMRIIEDTQTDLVVLARYMQILSDGLCQHLSGRAINIHHSFLPGFKGAKPYHQAYDRGVKLIGATAHYVTSDLDEGPIIEQEIQRVDHTHLPDSLVAIGRDTETVALSKALKYHLEHRVFINQDKTVIFR
- a CDS encoding heme-dependent oxidative N-demethylase family protein → MPLQSSPVLSYRDDFSFRNSPAAIRRFPFPFIEDSYLYSVNIEPATSRDPGSIYEHAFDIDEHYRSEMAERALVLDQDPRRYLVMPHMQVAAWDALQMLMQHLAADYPQWFSLTQDGEHWHWRNHLLDIDQPFIFGDATSLPCAPLEYIGRQVQGDFALLDQRDGDLYMDAGLVTSPADWSLAFDAGMSFKQWHAPVPMAHQMGVFDRALKYLLNLQVGQPVRRLNWTLTINPRLDSSPETFHQWGADRGQITAQNVGQQVHLRVELQVMARLPRSHAVMFSIRTYLISLDELVTQPGWGCRLHRVLRDLPDPIADYKGMTRYRRTLVEWLSQFDPLA
- a CDS encoding aminomethyltransferase family protein encodes the protein MTHSWRISALAERHRALGSNLEDWNGMGTAWTYSSALADHHEAIRTRAGLMDVSGLKKVHYVGPHAESLLQWATTRDIAKLYPGKSVYASMLDEDGKFVDDCIVYRTGPNAFMVVHGAGSGHEMLVRSALGRQVAVLFDDDLHDLSLQGPLAVDFLAEHVPGIRQLAYFHHLQTRLFERPVMISRTGYTGERGYEIFCKAADAPFLWDSILEQGAGLGIIPCAFTALDWLRVESSLMFFPYDNSQMYPFADQKAGDTLWEMGLDFTVSPGKSAFRGAEEHQRLRGQERFKITGVLLEGVRAAEAGDTLWQGNRQVGVITCGMYSRLSKRSMAIARMSVACSEPGIAVQVRGSLEASASTHALPFDDPQKTKRTAKG
- a CDS encoding PDR/VanB family oxidoreductase, whose translation is MSAALKVQVSAARMLTPVVRELTLTACDGTLPGFSPGSHVQVHLPLADGTVRNAYSLTSDPAHLHHYRIAVRLQDASRGGSQYLHRQVRVGDTLQLSPPANLFAPHGTARRHILIAAGIGITPFMAYIAALEQQQADFELHYLFRPGLSDAYLDELQQRLGPRLHSYERRPDLNRILANRPLGSHVYSCGPQSLLDAVELEATRLGWSPKRVHSEAFKGAQPGQPFDLHLLRSGRRLRVEAEQSLLEALEHAGLQVPNLCRGGVCGQCITRHNGGAIEHRDSFLSPAEQAEFLMPCVSRGHGPCVSLDL